The sequence CCGACCGGGGACGAGGCGGCGGCGCGGCTCGTCACGATCTCCGTCATCGTGGCCGTCGCCGCCTTCATCCTGTCGGAATGGTTGGAGCGGCGGACCCGCGCGCGGCTCTCGGGGCGGAGGTGAGTGCGTTTCTCGACATCTCGGCCCGGCTGGAGCGCGGGGCCTTCACGCTTGCCGCGGACCTCGTGAGCGATGCCGGGATCACGGTGATCCACGGGCCATCCGGGGCCGGGAAGACGCTGTTTCTCCACGTCGTTGCCGGGTTGGTGCGCGGCAATGGCAGCCGGGTGTGCGTCGGCGGGCGGGTGCTCGACGGGGTGCCGCCGGCGGGCCGCGACATGGCGATGGTCTTTCAGGAGCCGCGCCTGTTCCCCCATATGAGCGTCCGGCGCAACCTGCTCTACGGTGCGCGCGGCGACGTGGCGGAGGTGGCGGAGCGGCTGGAGATCGCGCAGTTCCTCGACCGGCGGCCCGCGGATCTGTCCGGCGGACAGGCGCAGCGGGTGGCCATCGGGCGCGCTGTGCTGCGGGCGCCGTCGCTGTTGCTGCTGGACGAACCGCTCTCCTCCCTCGACGAAGCACGCAAGGCCGTTGCGCTTGATCTGTTCCGCGAGCTGCCCGGGCGCGGCACACGGCTCCTGATGGTCAGCCACGATCCGCGGGAGGCCAAGGCGCTCGGCGCGCAGGTCGTCACCATGACCGAGGGGCGGCTGGCGTGACACCGGTCCTGATCGCGGGTCCCACGGCCTCGGGCAAGTCGGCGCTGGCGCTCGCGATGGCGGAGCGGGACGGCGGCGCGGTCATCAACGCCGATGCTTTGCAGGTCTACGCCGACTGGCGGGTGCTGACCGCGCGCCCCTCGGCGGAGGAGGAAGCGCGGGCGCCGCACATGCTCTACGGCCATGTGCCCGGCGAGGTCGCCTATTCCACCGGGCGGTGGCTGCGGGAGGTGAGGCAGGCGCTGGCGGACTGCACCGCGCGGGGCCTCCGCCCGATCATCGTCGGCGGCACCGGGCTCAATTTCACGTCGCTCACCAGTGGCTTGGTCGACATTCCGGAGACGCCGCCCGAGGTGCGCGCCCGTGCCGATGCGCTCGGTCCCGAGGCCCTGCGCGCCGATCTCGCCGCCCGTGACCCGGCGACGCTCGCCGCCATTGACGCCGCCAATCCGATGCGGGTGCAGCGCGCGTGGGAGGTGTTGGAGGCGACCGGCCGCCCCTTGATCGACTGGCAAGCGGAGACGCCGCCGCCGCTCCTGCCGCTGTCCGCCACCGTGCCGCTGGTGCTGCGCCCCGACATCCCCTGGCTCAACGCCCGCATCGCCGCGCGCTTCGACCAGATGCTGGCGGAGGGTGCGCTGGAAGAGGCCCGTGCCGCCCTGCCCGGCTGGGACCCGGCGCGCCCCTCGGCCAAGGCACTCGGCGCGCCGGAGCTGATCGCTCATCTACGCGGCGAGCTCACGCTGGACGACGCCCGCGACCGCGCCGTCACCCTCACCCGGCAATACGCCAAGCGCCAACGGACCTGGTTTCGCAACCGGATGAAGGACTGGCGGGTGCTCGATATCGGGCCGGAGACGCGGCTTTCGGACCTGCTCGCGGCGGTCTGACCCCTTCCCCTCGGCGCGCGGCTCACGTATCTGACGCCCATGACCCAACCGATCCATATCATCGGCGGCGGCATGGCGGGCTCCGAAGCCGCCTGGCAGGCCGCATCGCTCGGCGTTCCCGTGGTGCTGCACGAGATGCGGCCCGTGGTGGAGACCTTCGCGCATCAGACGCAGGGACTGGCGGAGCTCGTCTGCTCCAACTCCTTCCGCTCCGACGATGACGAGAGCAACGCGGTGGGCCTGTTGCATTGGGAGATGCGGCAGGCGGGCGGCCTGATCATGGAGATGGGGGACAAGCATTCCATTCCGGCGGGCGGGGCGCTCGCCGTGGATCGCGATGCATTCTCCGACGAGGTCACGGCGCGGCTGGAAGCACATCCGCTGGTGACCATCGAGCGGGGCGAAGTCGCGGGCCTGCCGCCCGAGGAGTGGGACAGCGTGATCGTGGCCACAGGACCCCTAACCTCGCCCGCGCTGGCCGAGGCAGTGCTGGAGCTGACGGGCGAGGAGAGCCTTGCCTTCTTCGATGCTATCGCACCCATCGTCCATGCCGACAGCATCGATCTGTCGAAGGCGTGGTTCCAGTCCCGCTATGACAAGGGCGAGACGGAGGAGGAGCGGACCGCCTACCTCAACTGCCCGATGGACGAGGGCCAATACGAAGCCTTCATCGACGCGCTGCTCGAAGCGCCCAAGACCGAGTTCAAGGAATGGGAGAAGGACACCCCCTATTTCGACGCCTGCCTGCCCATCGAGGTGATGGCGGAGCGTGGCCGCGAGACCCTGCGCTGGGGGCCGATGAAGCCGGTGGGGCTGACCAACCCGCACGCACCGGACGTCAAGCCGCACGCGGTGGTGCAGCTCAGGCGGGAGAACGCGCTCGGCACGCTCTACAACATCGTCGGCTTCCAGACTAAGATGAAGTACGGCGCGCAAGCGGATGTTTTCCGGTCTATTCCCGGGTTGGAGAGCGCGGAGTTCGCCCGGCTCGGCGGCATTCACCGGAACACGTTCCTGAACTCGCCGCGGCTGCTCGATGGGCGGATGCGGCTGCGTGCGCGCAGCTCTCTGCGCTTCGCCGGGCAGGTCACGGGCGTCGAGGGCTATGTGGAGTCCGCCGCGATGGGCCTGCTCGCGGGACGGCTCGCGGCCTATGAGCGGCTGCGGCTGGAAGTTGCGACACCGCCGCAGACCACGGCCATCGGGGCGCTGCTGGGTCACATCACCGGCGGGGCGGAGGCCGAGACCTTCCAGCCGATGAACGTGAACTTCGGCCTCTTCCCGCCGTTGGAGGCGCCCGCGAAGGGTCGGCGCGGCAAGAAGGACCGGAAGATCGCCTATACCGAGCGCGCGAAGGCGGACTGGCAGGCGTGGCTCGCCACCCTGCCCTCGGTCCCCGCCGCGGCCTGAGGCGCTCGGCGCGAAGAGACAATCGTCCCGGCCGAAGCGCCGGGACCTTTCACAGACTTTCTCCACCACTTTTTGATGTTGAGCGCCCCGCTCGAAAAGGCCCCGGATCGGGTCCGGGGCGGTTCGTTACCTAACCATCTCGACCAAGGCGCCGGGACCTGCTTCGGTCCCGCGCCATCGCGCCGCGTTCGTTTCCCACGTCAACTTTTGGACATAACGTCCGGCACCGCTTATCCTTTGTTTCAGGAGGCGGCGATGGCGGACAAGTTTCTCGACAAGGTCTACGAGATCGACGGCAGTACGGAGGAGCTCTACACCGACTGGGCGGCGAGCTATGACGCGGAGCTGGCGGAGGCGGGCTACGCCACGCCGGGCCGCTGTGCTGCGGCGCTCGCGAGCGTGGTCGAGGACAAGGCCGCGCCCCTCATCGATGTCGGCTGCGGTACGGGTCTCGGCGGTCTCGCGCTGCGGCTGGAGGGGTTCGAGACGCTCGACGGGCTCGACCTGACGCAGGCGATGCTCGACCGGGCGGCGGAGCGGGGGATCTATCGCAGCCTGATCCGCGCCGATGCAGGCGAACTGCCGTTCAGCGCGGAGGACTATGCCAACGCCGCGGCCATCGGCCTCTTCAGCCCCGACCACGCCCCGGCGGAGACGATCGATGCGGTGCTGGAGCGGTTGCCGAGCGGCGGCCATTTCGTGTTTTCCCTGAACGATCATGCTCTTGCGGAGCGGAGCTACGAGGCGCGGGTTATGGCCTGGACCGATGCGGGGGCGGCCCACTGCGTCTTCCGCGAATATGGCGAGCACCTGCCCGCGCGGGACCTGAAATCGACGGTCTATGTCCTCCGGAAACGTTGAGCGCTTTGCGCCCTCGCCCACGGGTCTGCTGCATCTGGGCCATGCCTTTTCAGCGCTGACGGCGGGACGGGCGGCGGAGGGCGGCCGGTTCCTGCTGCGGATCGAGGACATCGATACCACCCGCTCCCGCCCCGAATTCGAGGCGGCGATCTGCGAGGATCTGGCGTGGCTCGGGCTGTCGTGGGAGGAGCCTGTCTGGCGGCAGTCCGAGCGGCTGGAGCACTATCGCGCCGCGGTGGACCGCCTGACGGCGATGGGCCTGACCTTTGCCTGTACGTGCACCCGCGGTGACATCAAGGCGGCGCTGTCGGCGCCGCAGGAGGGCGCGCCTGTGCATGGGCCCGACGGGCTGGTCTATCCGGGGATCTGCCGGGACGCGGGGCATCCGGCGGAGGGGGCCGCGATCCGGCTCCACATGGACCGGGCCATCGCGCACCTAGGCGGCGACGCGGCCGTGCGGCGCCTCACCTTCACCGAACTGGACGAAGGAGACCGTGGCGAGCGTGGCGACATCGCCCTCGATCCCGAACTGCTGCGGCATGGAATCGGCGATATCGTTCTGGCGCGGCGCGATATCGGCACCTCCTATCACGTGGCGGTCGTGATCGATGATGCGGCGCAGGGGGTGACGCATGTGACGCGGGGGCGCGATCTGTTTCCGGCCACCCCCATCCACCGACTGCTGCAGGCGCTGCTCGGCCTGTCGGTCCCGTTCTACCGCCACCACCGGCTGATCCGGGACGAGGCCGGCAAGCGTCTCGCCAAGCGGGATGACGCGCGGGCGATTCGGACGTACCGTGAGGCTGGCTGGACGCAGGAGGATGTGATGCGCGCCATCGGGATCGAGCCATGCGACCGCGCCTCCTCCTGATACTTGCTGCACTCGTTGCGGCTCCGCTCGCGGCCGAAACGCCCCTCCCCGAGATCGCTGCCGGTCTGCCGGATCAGGTGGCGGAGGCGAATGCCGCGTTCAATGCGCGGGTGCAGGCGCGTTTCGCCCTGCCGCTGGCGGAGGATGACCTGATCGCGGTGCTTGAGACGGACGGCTTTGCCGTGGATCGGAGCGTGAGCTTCGCCGATATCGAGCGGCGCGATGGCCTCTGCCTGCGTCGCTACCGGGTCGTCTGGAACAACGAGGGCGGCACGGTGGATGCGATCGGCGGCGCCTACGGGCTGGTCTGCCCGTGACGCAGGTCAGCCCCGCCCGCCCGCGACGGCGCCATCCGCGGCCGATCTGGAAGCGGCCGTTCACGCTGGTGCTTGCCGCGGCCGTGATCGCGTCCGCCCTCTGGCGCGTCTGGCCCCTACCGCCGCTGCCGCCGATCCTGCAGGACCTGCCCGAGGATATCGCCGCCGCCAACATGGAGCTCGAAGGGCGCATGGCCGCTCGCTTCCCCCGCCCGATCACCGTCGAGGCACTGGTGGAGGGGCTGCTGGACGAAGGCTTCGACGTAGCACCCGAGACCGCTTACGCGCAGATCTGGGCGCCGCGGCGCAACTGCCTGGTCACGGCGCGGGTGACGTGGACCTCCGAGGACGACAAGGTCGCGACGCTCAATAGCCTCTACGACAAACGCTGCGACTAGGCCTCGGGCGCCATCAATTCGACCTCCTCGCCCTCTCGCACCGCGGTGTAGAAGCAGGAGCGGCGGTTGGTGTGGCAGGCGGGGCCGGTCTGATCGACGATCAGGAGCAGGCAGTCGCGGTCGCAATCCACCCGGAACTCGATGAGGCGCTGGACGTGGCCCGACGTCTCGCCCTTGCGCCACAGCGCCTGGCGGGAACGGGACCAGTAGGTGACCTGGCCCGTCGCCAGCGTCTCCTCGATCGAGGCGCGGTTCATCCAGGCCATCATCAGGACCTCGCCCGTCTCGGCCTGCGCGATGGCGGGGATCAGGCCGTCGGCGGTGAGGCGCAGGCTGTCGAGGTCGAATGTCGCGGTCATGGCTCGGCCCTTTTCATGTCGGTATGCGGCGTCTAGTTAAGGAATGGCTGACTGACAAGCGAGGCCCGCGATGTCCGACGACATGATGAAGCTTTATTCGCAGCGCATTCTGGCGCTGGCAGCCGACATTCCGCATCGCGAGCGGCTGGAGGATCCGCAGGCCACCGTGACCCGGCGCTCGCCGCTCTGCGGGTCGACCGTAACCGTCGATCTCGACGTGGAGGACGGGCGGATCACGCGGTTCGGGCAGGACGTGAAGGCCTGCGCGCTCGGTCAATCCTCCGCCGCCGTGTTCGCGGCCCAGGCCGTGGGCCGGACGCTGGAGGAGGTGCGGACCGCGCGTGATCAGCTTCGCGCGATGCTCAAGGAGGGCGGGCCGGTGCCCGACGCGCCCTTCGACGGGTACGAGGCGCTGAGCCCCGCGCGCGATTATCGCAACCGCCACGCCTCGATCCTTCTGGTGCCCGAGGCGACGGTGGAGGCGATGGAGAGCCTTGCAGACAAAAAAGTCGCCGCAACCTCCTAGAGGTGCGGCGACAGTGGGGCGAAGACCGGCCCACACCAGCCAGAGGCGGCCGTGGGACAGGCGGGCCGGGGTCCTTCGGCGGTCAGCTCAGAGCATCAGGGACGAGACGATCATCACGCAGATCGCGGCGAGGCCGATGGCGTCACCCACCATGTGCGTGCGGTTCGCTTGGGCAGTGTGGATCAGGCGGGCGATCATGGCAGCTCTCCGGTCGTTCTCTCCTGTTGCCTTAACGTTCTCTTAAAGTTCGAGTCGCGTCAACGAAAAATGAGAACAAACGTGAACACCCTGTCAGCCTACTGACAGAAGCCGGATCGCGCGGTCCTGTTCCAGCAGGTAGAGCAGCACTCGCGCCGCCTCGCCGCGCGGCGACGTCAGCCCGCCGTCGCGGTCCAGCAGCATCCGCGCGTCCCGCTGCGCGAGCTGCATCAGGGCCGCCTGCCGTTCGAGATCCGCGATGCGGAAGCGCGGCAGGCCCGATTGCGCGGTGCCGAGCACGTCCCCTGCCCCGCGGATCCGAAGATCCTCCTCGGCGATGCGGAAGCCGTCCTCGGTCTCGCGCATGATCTCCAGCCGCGCGCGGGCGGTCTCGCCCAGCGGCGGGGAGTACATCAGGAGGCAGGTCGATTTCTCCGATCCCCGCCCCACGCGCCCGCGGAGCTGGTGGAGCTGGGCGAGGCCGAAGCGTTCGGCCTGCTCGATCACCATGATGGAGGCGGCGGGCACGTTCACGCCGACCTCGATGACGGTGGTGGCGACGAGCAGCCGGGTGCGGCCCGCGACGAAATCGGCCATCGCCGTGTCCTTCTCGGCCGGTGGCAGGCGGCCGTGGACGAGGCCGACCTGATCGCCAAGGGCGACGCGCAGGGCGCGGGCGCGCTCCTCGGCGGCCGCCATCTCGACCACTTCGCTTTCCTCGACCAGAGGGCAGACCCAGTAGGCTTGGCGACCTTGCGCGAGGGCGGCGCGCAGGCGCTCGACCACTTCCTCAGTGCGGCTGGCGGAGACGAGAACGGTGTCGATGGGCTGGCGGCCCGGCGGCTTCTCATCGAGCACCGACAGCTCCATGTCGCCGTATTGCGCGAGGCTCAGCGAGCGCGGGATCGGCGTCGCCGTCATTACCAGGATATCGGCCTTCTCGCCCTTCTCGCCCAGCCCCATCCGCTCCCGCACGCCGAAGCGGTGCTGCTCATCGATGATGGCGAGGCGCAGGTCGGCGAAGGCCACGTCGCGTTGGAAGAGCGCGTGGGTGCCGATGAGGATATGGATGCGGCCTGCGGCGAGATCGGCGAGCTTCTGCTCCCGCGCCGCCCCCTTGTCGCGGCCCGTCAGGATGTCGAGGCGCAGGTTGAGCCCCTCGGCGAGCGGGGCGAGCCCCTCCAGATGCTGGCGCGCGAGTATCTCGGTCGGGGCCATGAGGGCCGCCTGCCCCCCGGCCTCCACCGCGGCGAGCATGGACAGAAAGGCGACGAGGGTTTTTCCCGATCCCACATCGCCTTGCAGCAGCCGGTTCATGCGGGTGGGCGCGGCCATGTCGGCGGTGATCTCGGCCACGGCGCGGGTCTGGGCTCCGGTCGGCTGGTAGGGCAGCGCGGCGAGCGCCTGGTCGCGCAGCGCGCCGTCGCCCTGCGTGCTCCGCCCCGGCTTCTTCCGCGCGTGCTGGCGGGCGAGTGCGAGGGTGAGTTGGTGCGCGAAAAGCTCGTCATAGGCGAGGCGCTGGCGCGCGGGCGTCGTGTCGGCGAGGTCGGCGGCACCTTGCGGGGCGTGGGCCGTGCGGATCGCGTCGGCCCAGGTGGGCCATTGTTTCTCGGCCACCACCGAGGGCTCGATCCACTCCGGCAGGTCCGGCACGCGGTCGAGCGTGCCGCCGATCGCCTTCGTCATCGTGCGCAGGGTGACGCCGGCCGTCAGCGGATAGGTCGGCTCGAAGGGCGGCAGCGCCTCCGCCTCCTCCCGGCTGAGCACGTGGTCGGGATGGACCATCTGCGCGATGCCGTCGAAGAGCTCGACCCGGCCCGAGACGACGCGCCGCCCACCCGGCGGCAGCGTCCGGCGCATCCAGTCGTCGCGGG is a genomic window of Pontivivens ytuae containing:
- the miaA gene encoding tRNA (adenosine(37)-N6)-dimethylallyltransferase MiaA → MAERDGGAVINADALQVYADWRVLTARPSAEEEARAPHMLYGHVPGEVAYSTGRWLREVRQALADCTARGLRPIIVGGTGLNFTSLTSGLVDIPETPPEVRARADALGPEALRADLAARDPATLAAIDAANPMRVQRAWEVLEATGRPLIDWQAETPPPLLPLSATVPLVLRPDIPWLNARIAARFDQMLAEGALEEARAALPGWDPARPSAKALGAPELIAHLRGELTLDDARDRAVTLTRQYAKRQRTWFRNRMKDWRVLDIGPETRLSDLLAAV
- the gluQRS gene encoding tRNA glutamyl-Q(34) synthetase GluQRS codes for the protein MSSGNVERFAPSPTGLLHLGHAFSALTAGRAAEGGRFLLRIEDIDTTRSRPEFEAAICEDLAWLGLSWEEPVWRQSERLEHYRAAVDRLTAMGLTFACTCTRGDIKAALSAPQEGAPVHGPDGLVYPGICRDAGHPAEGAAIRLHMDRAIAHLGGDAAVRRLTFTELDEGDRGERGDIALDPELLRHGIGDIVLARRDIGTSYHVAVVIDDAAQGVTHVTRGRDLFPATPIHRLLQALLGLSVPFYRHHRLIRDEAGKRLAKRDDARAIRTYREAGWTQEDVMRAIGIEPCDRASS
- a CDS encoding ABC transporter ATP-binding protein → MSAFLDISARLERGAFTLAADLVSDAGITVIHGPSGAGKTLFLHVVAGLVRGNGSRVCVGGRVLDGVPPAGRDMAMVFQEPRLFPHMSVRRNLLYGARGDVAEVAERLEIAQFLDRRPADLSGGQAQRVAIGRAVLRAPSLLLLDEPLSSLDEARKAVALDLFRELPGRGTRLLMVSHDPREAKALGAQVVTMTEGRLA
- a CDS encoding class I SAM-dependent DNA methyltransferase, with translation MADKFLDKVYEIDGSTEELYTDWAASYDAELAEAGYATPGRCAAALASVVEDKAAPLIDVGCGTGLGGLALRLEGFETLDGLDLTQAMLDRAAERGIYRSLIRADAGELPFSAEDYANAAAIGLFSPDHAPAETIDAVLERLPSGGHFVFSLNDHALAERSYEARVMAWTDAGAAHCVFREYGEHLPARDLKSTVYVLRKR
- the hisI gene encoding phosphoribosyl-AMP cyclohydrolase, whose protein sequence is MTATFDLDSLRLTADGLIPAIAQAETGEVLMMAWMNRASIEETLATGQVTYWSRSRQALWRKGETSGHVQRLIEFRVDCDRDCLLLIVDQTGPACHTNRRSCFYTAVREGEEVELMAPEA
- the recG gene encoding ATP-dependent DNA helicase RecG — encoded protein: MTGRPESLFPLFADLTGLPGVGKKTAPLLERLDIRSPKDLLLTLPTGGTDRRPKPSIQDQPLPATITVEVEIGAHQPPTSRNRPYRVQVRDAETEFLLVYFHARDDWMRRTLPPGGRRVVSGRVELFDGIAQMVHPDHVLSREEAEALPPFEPTYPLTAGVTLRTMTKAIGGTLDRVPDLPEWIEPSVVAEKQWPTWADAIRTAHAPQGAADLADTTPARQRLAYDELFAHQLTLALARQHARKKPGRSTQGDGALRDQALAALPYQPTGAQTRAVAEITADMAAPTRMNRLLQGDVGSGKTLVAFLSMLAAVEAGGQAALMAPTEILARQHLEGLAPLAEGLNLRLDILTGRDKGAAREQKLADLAAGRIHILIGTHALFQRDVAFADLRLAIIDEQHRFGVRERMGLGEKGEKADILVMTATPIPRSLSLAQYGDMELSVLDEKPPGRQPIDTVLVSASRTEEVVERLRAALAQGRQAYWVCPLVEESEVVEMAAAEERARALRVALGDQVGLVHGRLPPAEKDTAMADFVAGRTRLLVATTVIEVGVNVPAASIMVIEQAERFGLAQLHQLRGRVGRGSEKSTCLLMYSPPLGETARARLEIMRETEDGFRIAEEDLRIRGAGDVLGTAQSGLPRFRIADLERQAALMQLAQRDARMLLDRDGGLTSPRGEAARVLLYLLEQDRAIRLLSVG
- the trmFO gene encoding methylenetetrahydrofolate--tRNA-(uracil(54)-C(5))-methyltransferase (FADH(2)-oxidizing) TrmFO; protein product: MTQPIHIIGGGMAGSEAAWQAASLGVPVVLHEMRPVVETFAHQTQGLAELVCSNSFRSDDDESNAVGLLHWEMRQAGGLIMEMGDKHSIPAGGALAVDRDAFSDEVTARLEAHPLVTIERGEVAGLPPEEWDSVIVATGPLTSPALAEAVLELTGEESLAFFDAIAPIVHADSIDLSKAWFQSRYDKGETEEERTAYLNCPMDEGQYEAFIDALLEAPKTEFKEWEKDTPYFDACLPIEVMAERGRETLRWGPMKPVGLTNPHAPDVKPHAVVQLRRENALGTLYNIVGFQTKMKYGAQADVFRSIPGLESAEFARLGGIHRNTFLNSPRLLDGRMRLRARSSLRFAGQVTGVEGYVESAAMGLLAGRLAAYERLRLEVATPPQTTAIGALLGHITGGAEAETFQPMNVNFGLFPPLEAPAKGRRGKKDRKIAYTERAKADWQAWLATLPSVPAAA
- a CDS encoding iron-sulfur cluster assembly scaffold protein: MSDDMMKLYSQRILALAADIPHRERLEDPQATVTRRSPLCGSTVTVDLDVEDGRITRFGQDVKACALGQSSAAVFAAQAVGRTLEEVRTARDQLRAMLKEGGPVPDAPFDGYEALSPARDYRNRHASILLVPEATVEAMESLADKKVAATS